TGTTTTGCACCGCCGGAGCATACGACACTACCGGGCCTTTACCGCAGGCCAAATCGCCCTGGGTAATTTTATTGATCATCGGCGTTTGGGTATCATGCGTAACATCGGTAACAATGGCTACGTTTGGTTTTATTTTGTGGGCTATCATTTCGGCGCCGCGTAAACCAATCTCTTCCTGTACGGCATTAACAATATATAAACCAAACGGAAGCGTTACGTTGTTTTCCTTCAGCAAACGGGCAACCTCGGCAATCATGAAGCCGCCGGCACGGTTATCCAAAGCACGGCCAACATAATACCTGTCGTTCAGGATCATGAATTCATCCTCGTAAGTGATTACGCAGCCTACGTGGATGCCCAATTTTTCAACTTCTTCCTTAGAGGTGCAGCCGCAATCTAAAAAGATATTTTTAAGGGTAGGGGCCTCTTCCTTATCGCCGGCGAGGCGTGTGTGAATGGCAGGCCAGCCAAAAACTGCTTTTACCACACCGTTATCGGTATGGATATTTACCCGTTTTGAGGGCGCTATCTGGTGGTCTGAACCGCCGTTGCGGATCACGTAGATCAAACCATCATTGGTGATATAGTTTACAAACCAGGAAATTTCGTCGGCATGCGCTTCAATAACTACCTTGTAATCGGCCTTGGGGTTTATTATACCAACCGCGGTACCGTAGTTATCAACGTAATGTGTATCGATGTATGGCTTTAAATATTCCAGCCAAAGCTCCTGCCCCTTCCATTCAAAACCAGTGGGCGAGGGGTTATTGATATATTTTTCGAAAAAGGCGAGTGAAGTTTCGTTTACAACGGGATTATGCTGTGGGGCGTCAGTTTTCTTTTTAGCCATGTTAATATTTAACCTGTTATGTTATACAGCAAATATAATAAAGCTGATGATATTGAGGTAAAATTACAGGGGATATAAAAGTGATAAAGGATAGGCGGCAACCCTTAAATATTATTTGTCTGAATCACAGGCAAACGGTCGTGAGGACACGACCACCGGGAGAGAAAAGAAAACCTTACCACATTTTTGGCGCAAGTCTTGTGTGATGGGTCAGCGCGTTGCGTGACTTGTGTCGTGTAGGCAATATTTTATTAAATCATCATTAAACGTTTTTAAAAATATTCAGTCACAATAATTGCATTTGCATGTTAGGATCTAAAAAAATGACTTGCTTTTCATGATGCATTCATGCTTATGTTTTACCTTTCGCAACTATTAAAACTACTAAAGTGAAATTGTTTAAGTTTATCATGGTACTGTTTGCTGCCGGTTTTTTAGCCTCGTGCAGCGTGCCCCAATATGTAAACGTTCCGGTTGATTATGCTCCTAAAATGCAGTTCCATACCGGCCGCACTACCATTGTGCTCATCAACCATTACCTGCCCGACTCAACCCGAACCCGCAATAAAAAGGTGCTGGCTACTTTTAAAGCCGGTGCTTACACCGCAATAAGCAATGTTGCGCTGCAATTGCATGCTTTGCCGGGGGTAAAGGTTGTACAATTGGTCGATTCGGTAAAT
The sequence above is a segment of the Mucilaginibacter celer genome. Coding sequences within it:
- a CDS encoding M42 family metallopeptidase, translating into MAKKKTDAPQHNPVVNETSLAFFEKYINNPSPTGFEWKGQELWLEYLKPYIDTHYVDNYGTAVGIINPKADYKVVIEAHADEISWFVNYITNDGLIYVIRNGGSDHQIAPSKRVNIHTDNGVVKAVFGWPAIHTRLAGDKEEAPTLKNIFLDCGCTSKEEVEKLGIHVGCVITYEDEFMILNDRYYVGRALDNRAGGFMIAEVARLLKENNVTLPFGLYIVNAVQEEIGLRGAEMIAHKIKPNVAIVTDVTHDTQTPMINKITQGDLACGKGPVVSYAPAVQNNLNKLLIESAQKAGIPFQRQASSRSTGTDTDAFAYSNDGVPSALISLPLRYMHTTVEMIHKEDVDNVIRMIYEALLNIKAGQDFRYIK